A genomic window from Micromonospora ferruginea includes:
- a CDS encoding ATP-binding protein yields MTGGTSGRVLSIDLPADPGRLAPTRERLRGWLHAQGVGEWDVETVLIATGEACANAIEHGYRFAPEGITTLRVELRDDRLEIEVRDHGGWRPTDGDDGLDRGRGRLIMARVMDEATIVGTPEGTCVRLVKRLAASD; encoded by the coding sequence GTGACGGGTGGGACGTCCGGCCGGGTCCTCAGCATCGACCTGCCGGCCGATCCCGGCCGGCTCGCGCCCACCCGGGAGCGGCTGCGCGGCTGGTTGCACGCCCAGGGCGTCGGCGAGTGGGACGTGGAGACCGTGCTGATCGCCACCGGCGAGGCCTGCGCCAACGCCATCGAGCACGGCTACCGCTTCGCCCCCGAGGGGATCACCACGCTGCGGGTCGAGCTGCGCGACGACCGGCTGGAGATCGAGGTACGCGACCACGGCGGCTGGCGGCCCACCGACGGCGACGACGGCCTCGACCGGGGCCGGGGGCGGCTGATCATGGCGCGGGTGATGGACGAGGCGACCATCGTCGGCACCCCGGAGGGCACCTGCGTACGGCTGGTGAAGCGGCTCGCCGCGTCCGACTGA
- a CDS encoding pectate lyase family protein, translating into MRRRTGAAAILAAALTLTVAAPAPAAPAGQRPTLAAELIGRQALAANDGWAAEGAGTTGGAAATADRVRVVRTRAELVAALGGDNATNATDATPKIVYVAGTIDGFEGPDGTLLDCADLADPEYSLPAYLAAYDPAVWGRVNPSGPLEAARVRSVAAQTARTQLNVGSNTTIVGLRGARLTGLTLMIDRVANVIVRNLEFADARDCFPAWSPTDGDTGNWNSQYDQISVRRSEHVWVDHNTFTDGDNPDSAQPVHFGRPWQVHDGSLDVTHTASLVTASWNRFVGRDKLMLIGSSNTVGPDVGRLKVTVRHNLFDGDLQRLPRVRFGQVDVHENHYRLGGAGFEYALGVGVQSAIHAENNFFTLAADVDPADLIHDWGGTALTERGSWVRRGDRLPRPVDLRAAYNEVHDPDLGGDAGWTPTLRAAPPLPTPLVPPVVDAWAGAGRLPL; encoded by the coding sequence ATGCGCAGACGAACCGGAGCCGCCGCCATCCTCGCGGCGGCGCTCACCCTCACCGTCGCCGCCCCCGCGCCGGCCGCGCCCGCCGGGCAGCGCCCGACGCTGGCGGCGGAGCTGATCGGCCGGCAGGCGCTGGCGGCGAACGACGGCTGGGCCGCCGAGGGCGCCGGCACCACCGGCGGCGCGGCGGCGACCGCCGACCGGGTACGCGTGGTGCGTACCCGCGCCGAGCTGGTCGCCGCGCTCGGCGGCGACAACGCCACCAACGCCACCGACGCCACCCCGAAGATCGTGTACGTGGCCGGCACCATCGACGGCTTCGAGGGCCCCGACGGCACGCTCCTGGACTGCGCCGACCTGGCCGACCCGGAGTACTCGCTGCCGGCCTACCTGGCCGCGTACGACCCGGCGGTCTGGGGTCGGGTGAACCCGAGCGGCCCGCTGGAGGCGGCGCGGGTCCGCTCGGTGGCCGCCCAGACCGCCCGCACGCAGCTCAACGTCGGGTCCAACACCACCATCGTCGGGCTGCGCGGCGCCCGGCTCACCGGGCTCACCCTGATGATCGACCGGGTCGCGAACGTGATCGTGCGCAACCTGGAGTTCGCCGACGCCCGGGACTGCTTCCCGGCCTGGTCCCCCACCGACGGCGACACCGGCAACTGGAACTCCCAGTACGACCAGATCTCGGTGCGCCGCAGCGAGCACGTCTGGGTCGACCACAACACGTTCACCGACGGTGACAACCCCGACAGCGCCCAGCCGGTCCACTTCGGCCGCCCCTGGCAGGTGCACGACGGCTCGCTCGACGTCACGCACACCGCCAGCCTGGTCACCGCGTCCTGGAACCGGTTCGTCGGCCGGGACAAGCTGATGCTGATCGGCTCCTCCAACACGGTCGGCCCGGACGTCGGCCGGTTGAAGGTCACCGTGCGCCACAACCTCTTCGACGGGGACCTGCAACGGCTGCCCCGGGTGCGCTTCGGCCAGGTCGACGTGCACGAGAACCACTACCGGCTCGGCGGCGCCGGTTTCGAGTACGCCCTCGGCGTCGGCGTGCAGTCCGCCATCCACGCGGAGAACAACTTCTTCACCCTGGCCGCCGACGTCGACCCGGCGGACCTGATCCACGACTGGGGCGGCACCGCGCTCACCGAGCGTGGGAGCTGGGTCAGGCGGGGCGACCGGCTGCCCCGGCCGGTGGACCTGCGCGCCGCGTACAACGAGGTCCACGACCCGGACCTCGGCGGCGACGCCGGGTGGACGCCGACCCTGCGCGCCGCCCCGCCGCTGCCGACACCGCTGGTCCCGCCGGTCGTCGACGCCTGGGCCGGCGCCGGCCGGCTGCCGCTCTGA
- a CDS encoding ATP-binding protein — protein MSAARTDLRRHDRRGVPDMRGPLWRGWLWTPRIWWARLFRGGQTTFGADLHDYQRRHVVRFPTRARWWHYPWLWLVLFVVAALTVAVLTLTQLVFPLVHLLFYHLGLDPPLGRLGWLPHPCGGNPPGQTGDSPGRSCATITSFLTPVTGAALAFFVFYLFTRTHVRRWYRKRAQDRPCDLVRTASDDIDRVVGREELCEVLIERVRDGRLRCPTVIVGGVGSGKTATLVALTRELARRGIVPVPIRLHDVQDKKDIDFEKMARERFLAEIDARLTSDSQGTRLWRTLRWSNHVVVLADGLEEAVQADKEHSGESVIRTAVARAADTHLPLVIASRPYDPLRGMPAIVVGLEPLGEGAALEYALGGDDRPGSVTWAPVIDLVLAADVTESPVFLRIIRDLNRQGRLRPRAGYQTQRGVAAQATDRYAVRWQLLEDWREALQTGLLRADVASSASQREGTLRVLAAFACVGFLRDSLQVGYAALTDEGRWERADHPHRPILDALVRGLPDGRDPRDRDVLNHAATEGSELGVVDAQSDGVRFHHGDIQAYLGAWMLTEPQVRDALLPHLLNAGPSRELLDALRLLSRHLAEVRENPPDARSGRGWTVLSSLREVWESNRRRPGDAADLTRRLRTLATNQLARCWELEFSAAALEIDVSSTRPDHAALVHEVAGRWHRYQDDTPDRPVDEAKLDLVRRIGETGRLITDRRRFPAVDCREALRAPPYADLFRMAGQERSYRVRLAAARELGLGGTDAALALTGPDLLRPRVEAVESGDDDGRQRREQQMRGWVVPLLHLSTVLDMGSTQPEDVRRQHSGTALHQWLTSLPGPDRGDDTLTLSAEMALAQGFRLAANMRRLPVGRQQWDRSFLAEKAEYALRHSRFWYSHLTLIQALTLLSLPDDPATPLPRRGRGANPSALVQHWVAIAGAAVPGRDRCTAHPFVLEVGRLCVLALLTRRPERFCWVDERETASRVGSCTASPVLRHEQRLWIPDSMGWSILGRRAQRLLADVMLLLNLADRGESTAEREARLARADRCDLPPCLTNDRSALQPLRTVRGDQRCDPGATCLDDCAFRLCPLPARGERLPHDLDQNFCARQRDLATLRYVTQARAPWQNSQRRSLRRFWQQMSERTLPGWRR, from the coding sequence GTGAGCGCTGCTCGCACCGACCTGCGGCGGCACGACCGGCGGGGGGTGCCGGACATGCGCGGTCCGCTCTGGCGTGGCTGGCTCTGGACGCCACGGATCTGGTGGGCGCGGCTCTTCCGCGGCGGGCAGACCACCTTCGGCGCCGACCTCCACGACTACCAGCGGCGGCACGTGGTTCGCTTCCCGACCCGCGCCCGGTGGTGGCACTACCCCTGGCTCTGGTTGGTCCTGTTCGTGGTGGCGGCGCTGACCGTCGCGGTCCTCACCCTCACCCAGTTGGTCTTTCCGCTGGTTCACCTGCTCTTCTACCACCTCGGCCTCGACCCTCCGCTCGGCCGCCTCGGCTGGCTGCCGCACCCGTGCGGCGGCAACCCGCCCGGGCAGACCGGGGACAGCCCGGGCAGGTCCTGCGCGACGATCACCAGCTTCCTCACCCCGGTCACCGGGGCGGCGCTCGCGTTCTTCGTCTTCTATCTGTTCACCCGCACGCACGTGCGCCGGTGGTACCGCAAGCGGGCACAGGACCGGCCGTGCGACCTGGTGCGCACCGCCAGCGACGACATCGACCGGGTGGTCGGCCGGGAGGAGTTGTGCGAGGTCCTGATCGAGCGCGTGCGCGACGGCCGGCTCCGCTGCCCCACCGTGATCGTGGGCGGCGTCGGCAGCGGCAAGACGGCCACCCTGGTGGCGCTGACCCGCGAACTCGCCCGCCGGGGCATCGTGCCGGTGCCGATCCGGCTGCACGACGTGCAGGACAAGAAGGACATCGACTTCGAGAAGATGGCCCGCGAGCGGTTCCTGGCGGAGATCGACGCCCGCCTGACCAGCGACTCGCAGGGCACCCGGCTGTGGCGGACGCTGCGCTGGAGCAACCACGTCGTGGTGCTGGCGGACGGCCTGGAGGAGGCGGTCCAGGCGGACAAGGAGCACAGCGGCGAGAGCGTCATCCGCACCGCCGTCGCCAGGGCCGCGGACACCCACCTGCCGCTGGTGATCGCGTCCCGCCCGTACGACCCGCTGCGCGGGATGCCGGCGATCGTCGTCGGCCTCGAACCGCTCGGCGAGGGGGCCGCGCTGGAGTACGCGCTCGGCGGCGACGACCGCCCCGGCTCGGTGACCTGGGCGCCGGTGATCGACCTGGTGCTCGCCGCCGACGTCACCGAGTCACCGGTGTTCCTGCGGATCATCCGCGACCTCAACCGGCAGGGCCGGCTGCGCCCCCGGGCCGGCTACCAGACGCAGCGGGGCGTGGCCGCCCAGGCGACCGACCGCTACGCCGTACGGTGGCAGTTGCTGGAGGACTGGCGCGAGGCGCTGCAGACCGGCCTGCTGCGGGCGGACGTCGCGTCGAGCGCGAGCCAGCGCGAGGGCACCCTTCGGGTGCTCGCCGCGTTCGCCTGTGTCGGCTTCCTGCGCGACAGCCTCCAGGTCGGCTACGCCGCCCTCACCGACGAGGGCCGCTGGGAGCGGGCCGACCACCCCCACCGGCCGATCCTCGACGCTCTGGTCCGCGGGCTGCCCGACGGCCGGGATCCGCGCGACCGTGACGTGCTCAACCATGCCGCGACCGAGGGCAGCGAGCTGGGCGTCGTCGACGCCCAGAGCGACGGCGTCCGGTTCCACCACGGTGACATCCAGGCCTATCTGGGCGCCTGGATGCTCACCGAGCCACAGGTGCGCGACGCGCTGCTGCCCCACCTGCTGAACGCGGGTCCGAGCCGGGAGCTGCTGGACGCGCTGCGACTGCTCTCCCGGCACCTGGCCGAGGTGCGGGAGAACCCGCCCGACGCCCGCTCCGGTCGAGGCTGGACCGTCCTGTCGAGCCTGCGCGAGGTCTGGGAGAGCAACCGTCGCCGGCCCGGGGACGCCGCGGACCTGACCCGGCGGCTGCGGACCCTGGCGACGAACCAACTGGCCCGCTGCTGGGAGCTGGAGTTCTCCGCGGCGGCCCTGGAGATCGACGTGAGCAGCACCCGACCCGACCACGCCGCGCTCGTGCACGAGGTGGCGGGACGCTGGCACCGGTATCAGGACGACACGCCGGACCGGCCGGTCGACGAGGCCAAGCTCGACCTGGTCCGCCGCATCGGGGAGACCGGACGCCTCATCACCGACCGGCGGCGCTTCCCCGCCGTGGACTGTCGCGAGGCGCTGCGCGCGCCGCCGTACGCGGACCTGTTCCGGATGGCCGGTCAGGAGCGGTCCTACCGGGTCCGGCTGGCCGCCGCGCGGGAGTTGGGTCTCGGCGGGACGGACGCCGCGTTGGCTCTCACCGGGCCCGATCTGCTGCGGCCCCGGGTGGAGGCCGTGGAGTCGGGCGACGACGACGGCCGCCAACGGCGCGAACAGCAGATGCGGGGCTGGGTCGTGCCGTTGCTGCACCTCTCCACGGTCCTCGACATGGGGTCCACGCAGCCCGAGGATGTGCGACGGCAGCACAGTGGCACGGCCCTGCACCAGTGGCTGACCTCGCTGCCCGGGCCGGACCGGGGCGACGACACGCTCACCCTCTCCGCCGAGATGGCGCTGGCGCAGGGGTTCCGGCTCGCCGCGAACATGCGGCGGCTCCCCGTCGGACGCCAGCAGTGGGACCGCAGCTTCCTGGCGGAGAAGGCCGAGTACGCGCTGCGGCACTCCCGTTTCTGGTACAGCCACCTCACCCTCATCCAGGCGCTCACGTTGCTGTCACTGCCGGACGACCCGGCGACCCCGCTGCCCCGGCGGGGCCGGGGCGCCAACCCGTCCGCGCTGGTGCAGCACTGGGTCGCGATCGCGGGCGCCGCCGTGCCCGGCCGGGACCGGTGCACGGCGCACCCGTTCGTGCTGGAGGTCGGCCGGCTCTGCGTGCTCGCCCTGCTCACCCGTCGACCGGAGCGGTTCTGCTGGGTTGACGAGCGGGAGACCGCGAGTCGGGTGGGGTCGTGCACCGCGTCGCCCGTGCTGCGCCACGAGCAGCGGCTGTGGATCCCCGACTCGATGGGGTGGAGCATCCTCGGTCGGCGGGCCCAGCGGCTCCTCGCCGACGTCATGCTGCTGCTCAACCTCGCCGACCGGGGCGAGAGCACGGCCGAGCGCGAGGCCCGGCTGGCCCGGGCGGACCGCTGCGACCTGCCGCCCTGCCTGACCAACGACCGCTCGGCCCTGCAGCCGCTGCGTACCGTGCGCGGGGACCAGCGATGCGACCCGGGCGCCACCTGCCTGGACGACTGCGCGTTCCGGCTCTGCCCGCTGCCGGCCCGGGGCGAGCGGTTGCCGCACGACCTGGACCAGAATTTCTGCGCCCGGCAGCGCGACCTGGCCACCCTGCGCTACGTCACCCAGGCGCGGGCGCCGTGGCAGAACAGCCAGCGCCGCTCGCTGCGGCGGTTCTGGCAGCAGATGTCCGAGCGGACGCTGCCGGGCTGGCGCCGGTGA
- a CDS encoding Gfo/Idh/MocA family protein, with protein MSGGAPPRVALVGVNGHGRWHRRVIAALHAAGRLRLVALVDVRPPEPEPDAPTPPGTGVFTDHRAMLAASRPDVVVVCTPPHTHLPIARDVLAAGADLLLEKPPVLDLAEHRALRAASDAAGRAVQVNFQALGSPALTELTGALAAGRLGGVTGIATVAAWQRPDAYYARSGWAGRRSVDGRPALDGALANPLAHALMQCLAVAEAVTGAPVRPARIEVERYRVRPIEVDDTAVLRLTPHAGPPVLAALTLAAEEHLAGDVLVTGERGRAVLEYPTDRLRLPSDARPRVVPGRQGLLANLLDHRAAGVPLIAPLARTGPFTVVLDALRDAPEPTPLGGDVVRAVGDGPQRVRIIRGVNDVLRAAADSGALPSEAGVPWATRPYVVDLDDDHP; from the coding sequence GTGAGCGGCGGGGCGCCGCCTCGGGTGGCGCTGGTCGGCGTGAACGGGCACGGGCGCTGGCACCGGCGGGTGATCGCCGCGCTGCACGCCGCCGGCCGGCTGCGCCTGGTCGCCCTGGTCGACGTGCGCCCGCCGGAACCCGAGCCGGACGCGCCCACACCGCCCGGCACCGGCGTCTTCACCGACCACCGGGCCATGCTCGCCGCGTCCCGGCCCGACGTGGTGGTGGTCTGCACGCCGCCGCACACCCACCTGCCGATCGCCCGGGACGTGCTCGCCGCCGGCGCCGACCTGCTGCTGGAGAAGCCGCCGGTGCTCGACCTGGCCGAGCACCGGGCACTGCGGGCCGCGTCCGACGCCGCCGGTCGGGCGGTGCAGGTCAACTTCCAGGCGCTCGGCTCGCCCGCGCTGACCGAGCTGACCGGCGCGCTGGCCGCCGGCCGGCTCGGCGGAGTCACCGGCATCGCCACGGTCGCCGCCTGGCAGCGCCCGGACGCCTACTACGCCCGCTCGGGCTGGGCCGGCCGGCGGTCGGTGGACGGCCGGCCGGCGCTCGACGGCGCGCTGGCCAACCCGCTCGCGCACGCGCTGATGCAGTGCCTGGCGGTCGCCGAGGCGGTGACCGGCGCGCCGGTACGGCCGGCCCGGATCGAGGTGGAGCGCTACCGGGTGCGCCCGATCGAGGTGGACGACACCGCGGTCCTGCGGCTCACCCCGCACGCCGGCCCGCCGGTGCTGGCCGCGCTCACCCTGGCCGCCGAGGAGCACCTCGCCGGCGACGTGCTGGTGACCGGCGAGCGGGGGCGGGCGGTGCTGGAGTACCCGACCGACCGGCTGCGGCTGCCCTCGGACGCCCGCCCCCGCGTCGTGCCCGGCCGGCAGGGACTGCTGGCGAACCTGCTCGACCACCGGGCCGCCGGCGTGCCGCTGATCGCGCCGCTGGCGCGCACCGGGCCGTTCACGGTGGTGCTGGACGCGCTGCGGGACGCGCCGGAGCCGACGCCGCTCGGCGGCGACGTGGTGCGCGCGGTCGGCGACGGGCCGCAGCGGGTGCGGATCATCCGCGGCGTCAACGACGTGCTGCGCGCGGCGGCGGACAGCGGCGCGCTGCCGTCCGAGGCCGGGGTGCCGTGGGCGACCCGACCGTACGTGGTGGACCTGGACGACGACCATCCCTGA
- a CDS encoding M36 family metallopeptidase, with protein sequence MTGTTALLMAAGMVLTAAAGGQAAPREETRTQASPDHLPGDRHDTKATDNRKGRVAASARQRDRAAALGARVRWTDFGTPATLTSTGKPLATGLPADPAAAARAYVTANRDVLGLTAEGAAALEQLTVAPMGQGATVVFRQRFGDLPAAVDGILAIGVRQGAVWHVSSSLSRDAGAPAPATIDAAQARRAAIADSGRADAQVSRTSLVAVPTADRGPRAAWEVVLGADTTGADPAAYATYVDARDGAVLVREDLIDHAADNPSWDVFPNSPRVDRSSVDTRVRWCAAPAAGCREVVGVPGHPAWDVDPATGASTTTTKGNNAIAVQNWFSNDPFSVGTETATPRPDRTYAYPWTNQWQERRCDPEVFTSPQANDIDAARANLFGMHNRMHDWTYHLGFTEDTWNLQQDNLGRGGLGGDAEQGNAQAGGVSGGPPTFPARNNANQITPPDGVAPTTNMYLWQPVAGSFYAPCVDGDFDMSVIAHEYGHAVTNRMIAGPSAGVSSPQGMSESWSDQLAMEYLYEHGYAAPGRRGFTIGEYTTQDPNAGIRNYNMSASPLNYSSVDYDVTGLQVHASGEVWSATNTDIRAAMMRRWGAGTPAVQKACANGQRPVTACPGNRRWIQLVVDSFLLMAVSQVSMVDARDAMLAADRIRFGGANQDLLWNAFATRGLGETAASVGNADPDPTPGFTSPYAREGSLRLLPLGERGPVAGAQLFVGRYQARAVPVADTDAATPLTDRVALVPGTYEFVVRAPGHGHTRIGPVTVRAGQNRTLPVVLRPNLASAGAGATVTGDGINLASIADDDEATNWASLGAPVAGRQVTVDLAGGLQQVRRVQVSAMLRPPVVGDADAGTQSRYSAVRQFRVLACTATGAVTCADAADFRPVYTSRPDAFPAVAPRPRAPELVLRSFDIPRTTATHLRVEVLTNQCTGGPDYAGEQDADPRAATDCATASPQAQNVRIAEFQAFAR encoded by the coding sequence TTGACGGGGACCACCGCGCTGCTCATGGCAGCCGGCATGGTCCTGACCGCCGCAGCCGGCGGTCAGGCGGCACCCCGGGAAGAGACCCGCACCCAGGCCTCACCCGACCACCTGCCGGGCGACCGGCACGACACCAAGGCCACCGACAACCGCAAGGGCCGCGTCGCGGCGAGCGCGCGGCAGCGGGACCGGGCCGCCGCGCTGGGCGCGCGGGTCCGCTGGACCGACTTCGGTACGCCGGCCACGCTCACCTCGACCGGCAAGCCGCTCGCCACCGGCCTGCCCGCCGACCCGGCCGCCGCGGCCCGGGCGTACGTGACCGCGAACCGGGACGTGCTCGGGTTGACCGCCGAGGGCGCCGCCGCGCTGGAACAGTTGACCGTGGCGCCGATGGGGCAGGGCGCGACGGTGGTGTTCCGGCAGCGCTTCGGCGACCTGCCGGCCGCCGTCGACGGGATCCTGGCGATCGGCGTACGACAGGGAGCGGTTTGGCACGTCAGCTCCTCGCTCTCGCGGGACGCCGGGGCGCCCGCGCCGGCCACGATCGACGCCGCGCAGGCGCGGCGGGCCGCGATCGCCGACTCCGGCCGTGCCGACGCGCAGGTGTCGCGTACCTCGTTGGTCGCGGTGCCCACCGCGGACCGGGGGCCGCGCGCGGCGTGGGAGGTCGTGCTCGGCGCGGACACCACCGGCGCGGACCCGGCCGCCTACGCGACCTACGTGGACGCCCGCGACGGCGCCGTGCTGGTCCGTGAGGACCTGATCGACCACGCGGCGGACAACCCGTCGTGGGACGTGTTCCCGAACTCGCCGCGGGTCGACCGGTCCTCGGTCGACACCCGGGTGCGCTGGTGCGCCGCGCCGGCCGCCGGCTGCCGCGAGGTGGTCGGGGTGCCGGGGCACCCGGCGTGGGACGTGGACCCGGCCACCGGGGCGTCCACCACCACGACGAAGGGCAACAACGCGATCGCGGTGCAGAACTGGTTCAGCAACGACCCGTTCAGCGTCGGCACCGAGACCGCGACGCCGCGCCCGGACCGCACCTACGCCTACCCGTGGACCAACCAGTGGCAGGAACGGCGCTGCGACCCGGAGGTGTTCACCTCGCCGCAGGCCAACGACATCGACGCGGCCCGCGCCAACCTGTTCGGCATGCACAACCGGATGCACGACTGGACCTACCACCTGGGCTTCACCGAGGACACCTGGAACCTCCAGCAGGACAACCTCGGCCGGGGTGGTCTCGGCGGCGACGCCGAGCAGGGCAACGCGCAGGCCGGTGGCGTGAGCGGCGGCCCGCCGACGTTCCCGGCGCGCAACAACGCCAACCAGATCACCCCGCCGGACGGCGTCGCGCCGACCACCAACATGTACCTGTGGCAGCCGGTCGCCGGTTCGTTCTACGCGCCCTGCGTGGACGGCGACTTCGACATGTCGGTGATCGCCCACGAGTACGGCCACGCGGTCACCAACCGCATGATCGCCGGCCCGAGCGCCGGGGTCAGCTCGCCGCAGGGCATGAGCGAGAGCTGGTCCGACCAGCTCGCCATGGAGTACCTGTACGAGCACGGGTACGCCGCGCCGGGCCGGCGGGGCTTCACCATCGGCGAGTACACCACCCAGGACCCGAACGCGGGCATCCGCAACTACAACATGAGCGCCAGCCCGCTGAACTACTCGTCGGTCGACTACGACGTCACCGGTCTTCAGGTGCACGCCTCCGGCGAGGTGTGGAGCGCCACCAACACCGACATCCGGGCGGCCATGATGCGCCGCTGGGGCGCCGGCACGCCGGCGGTGCAGAAGGCGTGCGCGAACGGCCAGCGGCCGGTGACCGCCTGCCCGGGCAACCGGCGCTGGATCCAGCTCGTCGTCGACTCGTTCCTGCTGATGGCGGTCAGCCAGGTCAGCATGGTCGACGCCCGGGACGCGATGCTCGCCGCCGACCGGATCCGCTTCGGCGGCGCCAACCAGGACCTGCTCTGGAACGCGTTCGCCACGCGCGGCCTCGGCGAGACCGCGGCCAGCGTCGGCAACGCCGACCCCGACCCGACGCCGGGCTTCACCTCGCCGTACGCCCGCGAGGGCTCGCTGCGGCTGCTGCCGCTCGGTGAGCGCGGGCCGGTGGCCGGCGCGCAACTCTTCGTCGGGCGCTACCAGGCGCGGGCCGTGCCGGTCGCGGACACCGACGCGGCCACCCCGCTGACCGACCGGGTGGCCCTGGTGCCCGGCACCTACGAGTTCGTGGTCCGGGCGCCCGGCCACGGGCACACCCGGATCGGCCCGGTGACGGTGCGGGCCGGGCAGAACCGCACGCTGCCGGTGGTGCTGCGACCCAACCTGGCCTCGGCCGGCGCGGGCGCGACGGTCACCGGCGACGGGATCAACCTGGCGTCGATCGCCGACGACGACGAGGCCACCAACTGGGCCTCGCTGGGCGCGCCGGTGGCCGGGCGGCAGGTCACCGTCGACCTGGCCGGCGGGCTCCAGCAGGTACGCCGGGTGCAGGTCAGCGCCATGCTGCGGCCCCCGGTCGTCGGGGACGCCGACGCCGGCACCCAGAGCCGGTATTCCGCGGTGCGGCAGTTCCGGGTCCTGGCGTGCACCGCCACGGGCGCGGTGACCTGCGCCGACGCGGCGGACTTCCGGCCGGTGTACACCAGTCGGCCGGACGCCTTCCCGGCGGTGGCACCGCGGCCCCGGGCGCCGGAGCTGGTGCTGCGCTCGTTCGACATCCCGCGCACCACGGCCACCCACCTGCGGGTCGAGGTGCTGACCAACCAGTGCACCGGCGGGCCGGACTACGCCGGTGAGCAGGACGCCGACCCACGGGCGGCGACCGACTGCGCGACGGCGAGCCCGCAGGCGCAGAACGTGCGGATCGCCGAGTTCCAGGCGTTCGCGCGCTGA
- a CDS encoding HD domain-containing protein has product MEFPAYLATMPMHAITEIHGEPGLLARFRLEVEAFDEAARDRLTEALDLAADLHRDDRRVREPYLNHLLRVAIRMMHHYQVRDVDVIVAGLLHDAVEDHPAELAGADEPAGVDVTAAALAALADRFGPRVARLVAAVTNPAYDPDRDRDTQYREHVAASLDREPWARVIKVSDFTDNGVGVIHTVGPKVARSAAKYRPLVPVFRELVARPDTPLSPPVKRHIFAQLDLAEERFSAILDHPN; this is encoded by the coding sequence ATGGAGTTTCCCGCGTACCTCGCCACCATGCCGATGCACGCGATCACCGAGATCCACGGCGAGCCCGGCCTGCTGGCCCGCTTCCGGCTGGAGGTCGAGGCGTTCGACGAGGCCGCGCGCGACCGGCTGACCGAGGCGCTGGACCTCGCCGCCGACCTGCACCGCGACGACCGCCGGGTGCGCGAGCCGTACCTGAACCACCTGCTGCGGGTGGCGATCCGGATGATGCACCACTACCAGGTGCGGGACGTGGACGTGATCGTGGCGGGGCTGCTGCACGACGCGGTGGAGGACCACCCGGCCGAGTTGGCCGGCGCCGACGAACCCGCCGGCGTCGACGTCACGGCGGCGGCGCTGGCCGCGCTCGCCGACCGGTTCGGTCCGCGGGTGGCGCGGCTCGTCGCGGCGGTCACCAACCCGGCGTACGACCCGGACCGGGACCGGGACACGCAGTACCGCGAGCACGTGGCGGCCAGCCTGGACCGGGAGCCCTGGGCCCGGGTGATCAAGGTGTCGGACTTCACCGACAACGGCGTCGGCGTGATCCACACGGTCGGGCCGAAGGTGGCCCGGTCGGCCGCCAAGTACCGCCCGCTGGTGCCGGTCTTCCGCGAACTGGTCGCCCGCCCCGACACCCCGCTGTCACCCCCGGTGAAGCGCCACATCTTCGCCCAGCTAGACCTGGCCGAGGAGCGCTTCAGCGCCATCCTCGACCACCCCAACTAA
- a CDS encoding barstar family protein has protein sequence MGAAPPTPPAWLTLDAGSTPEPAGVPVPGAVTRTRAALHETLAEAVPLPYWYGRNWDALADVLADRLEEGPLTLVVHDAADLLADEPPAQLGTLLDVLGAAAAGGHATLRVVLRDAPDRLPALRHRITAALGAPDPT, from the coding sequence ATGGGCGCAGCGCCCCCGACACCACCGGCGTGGCTCACGCTCGACGCCGGCTCGACGCCGGAGCCGGCCGGCGTGCCGGTGCCCGGCGCGGTCACCCGAACCCGGGCGGCGCTGCACGAGACGCTCGCCGAGGCGGTGCCGCTGCCCTACTGGTACGGCCGCAACTGGGACGCGCTCGCCGACGTCCTCGCCGACCGGCTCGAGGAGGGGCCACTCACCCTCGTCGTGCACGACGCGGCGGACCTGCTCGCCGACGAGCCGCCCGCCCAGCTCGGCACGCTGCTGGACGTGCTCGGCGCGGCGGCCGCCGGCGGCCACGCCACCCTGCGGGTGGTCCTGCGGGACGCCCCCGACCGGCTGCCCGCCCTGCGCCACCGCATCACCGCCGCCCTCGGCGCCCCCGACCCCACCTGA
- a CDS encoding ribonuclease domain-containing protein, translated as MTPFRAAATRVRRALAASALVTAVAAAALVAPATVSTRLAEPAEAAVYSSCTLSRCTDARTARSGWSAKSFPTSRGWYSWSGGRCNFAGGQFYNREGQLPTNATYYEYDVYPRACDASRDAYRIVVNRSTGATWFSPDHYGNFYRL; from the coding sequence TTGACCCCGTTCCGCGCCGCCGCCACCCGAGTACGCCGCGCCCTGGCCGCCTCCGCCCTGGTCACCGCCGTGGCCGCCGCCGCGCTCGTCGCCCCCGCCACGGTCTCCACGCGGCTCGCCGAGCCCGCCGAAGCCGCCGTCTACAGCTCCTGCACGCTGTCCCGCTGCACGGACGCCCGCACCGCGCGCTCCGGCTGGTCGGCGAAGAGCTTCCCGACCAGCCGCGGCTGGTACTCCTGGAGCGGCGGCAGGTGCAACTTCGCCGGCGGGCAGTTCTACAACCGCGAGGGCCAACTGCCCACCAACGCCACCTACTACGAGTACGACGTCTACCCGCGCGCCTGCGACGCCTCCCGCGACGCGTACCGGATCGTGGTGAACAGGAGCACCGGCGCGACCTGGTTCTCACCCGACCACTACGGCAACTTCTACCGGCTCTGA